In the Setaria italica strain Yugu1 chromosome VI, Setaria_italica_v2.0, whole genome shotgun sequence genome, one interval contains:
- the LOC101766827 gene encoding sugar transport protein MST5 produces MAGGVVVSAAGGKTYPGRMTAFVFFTCLVASSGGLIFGYDIGISGGVTSMDSFLKQFFPSVYAQAEASKDANQYCKFNSQLLTLFTSSLYLAALATSFVAASVTRVFGRKWSMFCGGITFLVGSALNGAATDVLMLILGRILLGIGVGFANQSVPLYLSEMAPAKLRGMLNIGFQLMTTIGILAANLINYATVGIEGGWGWRVGLGLAGVPALVITIGALALPDTPNSLIARGYNDDAKAVLVKIRGTDDVHDEYDDMVAASEEAAAVAHPWRNILERKYRPQLTVAVLIPMFQQLTGINVIMFYAPVLFLTIGFGDDASLMSAVITGLVNMFATIVSIVSVDRLGRRALFLQGGTQMFISQIVVGTLIALQFGTAGVGEMSRSNAMLLVLFICLYVAGFAWSWGPLGWLVPSEVFSLEIRSAGQSIAVCVNMTLTFIIGQAFLSMLCTFKFGLFYFFAGWMFVMTAFIALFLPETKGVAIEEMHLVWSQHWFWGKYVNGDGDGSRHGGGNRRMNGV; encoded by the coding sequence ATGgcaggcggcgtggtggtgagCGCGGCCGGGGGCAAGACGTACCCCGGCCGCATGACGGCGTTCGTCTTCTTCACCTGCTTGGTGGCTTCCTCCGGCGGCCTCATCTTCGGCTACGACATCGGCATCTCCGGCGGGGTCACCTCCATGGACTCGTTCCTCAAGCAGTTCTTCCCGTCCGTGTACGCGCAGGCCGAGGCGAGCAAGGACGCCAACCAGTACTGCAAGTTCAACAGCCAGCTGCTGACGCTCTTCACCTCGTCGCTGTACCTGGCGGCGCTGGCGACGTCGTTCGTGGCGGCGTCGGTGACGCGCGTGTTCGGGCGCAAGTGGTCCATGTTCTGCGGCGGCATCACCTTCCTCGTCGGCTCGGCGCTCAacggcgccgccaccgacgTGCTCATGCTCATCCTGGGACGCATCCTGCTCGGCATCGGGGTCGGGTTCGCCAACCAGTCGGTGCCGCTGTACCTGTCGGAGATGGCGCCGGCGAAGCTCCGGGGCATGCTCAACATCGGGTTCCAGCTCATGACCACCATCGGCATCCTCGCCGCCAACCTGATCAACTACGCGACGGTGGGGATCGAGGGCGGCTGGGGGTGGCGCGTCGgcctcgggctcgccggcgtGCCAGCGCTGGTGATCACCATCGGCGCGCTCGCCCTCCCCGACACCCCCAACTCCCTCATCGCCCGGGGGTACAACGACGACGCCAAGGCCGTGCTGGTGAAGATCCGCGGCACCGACGACGTGCACGACGAGTACGACGACATGGTGGCGGCgagcgaggaggccgccgccgtcgcgcaccCGTGGAGGAACATCCTGGAGCGCAAGTACCGGCCGCAGCTCACCGTGGCGGTGCTCATCCCCATGTTCCAGCAGCTCACCGGCATCAACGTCATCATGTTCTACGCCCCCGTCCTCTTCCTCACCATCGGCTTCGGCGACGACGCCTCGCTCATGTCCGCCGTCATCACCGGCCTCGTCAACATGTTCGCCACCATCGTCTCCATCGTCTCCGTcgaccgcctcggccgccgcgccctcttCCTCCAGGGCGGGACCCAGATGTTCATCTCCCAGATCGTCGTCGGCACGCTCATCGCGCTCCAGTTCGGcaccgccggcgtcggcgagaTGTCCCGGTCCAACGCCATGCTCCTCGTGCTCTTCATCTGCCTCTACGTCGCCGGCTTCGCCTGGTCGTGGGGCCCGCTGGGGTGGCTCGTCCCCTCCGAGGTGTTCTCGCTGGAGATCCGGTCGGCGGGGCAGAGCATCGCCGTGTGCGTCAACATGACGCTCACCTTCATCATCGGCCAGGCATTCCTCTCCATGCTCTGCACGTTCAAGTTCGGCCTCTTCTACTTCTTCGCCGGGTGGATGTTCGTCATGACCGCCTTCATCGCTCTCTTCCTGCCGGAGACGAAGGGGGTGGCCATCGAGGAGATGCACCTCGTCTGGAGCCAGCACTGGTTCTGGGGGAAGTACGtcaacggcgacggcgacggctcgcggcacggcggcggcaaccGCAGGATGAACGGCGTCTGA
- the LOC101767239 gene encoding vacuolar protein sorting-associated protein 18 homolog: MDAAGGGQLFSVDPLERQAARGHGVVTSMAAGSDVIVLGTSRGWLVRHDYTFEDAHDLDLGSGRSGDHSVHRVFLDPGGKHCVATVVHPGGAETYYHHARWPRPKPLPRLRGLLVNAVAWNRQSITEASTKEVILGTESGQIFEMAVDEADKREKYVKPLFELTEQREGIKDLQMETAVVGNSTRYYVMAVTPTRLYSFTGIGSLETVFASYSNRAIHFMELPGEIPNSELHFFIKQRRAKHFGWLSGSGIYHGELNFGAQHSSTSGDENFVENKGFFDYSKLGDSGTKPRSFALSEFHFLLLIGDKIKVVNRISQQMVEELVVDNTPETSRGIVGLCSDASTGLFYAYDESSIFQISTSDEGRDMWQVYLDMNHYAAALSHCRNPFQRDQVYLVQADAAFAAKEYYIAASFYAKMNYILSFEEISLKFISIGEQDALRTFLLRRLDNLTKDDRMQITMISTWVTELYLDKINRLLLEDSTGTTTNSVAESNSSEYRSIVNEFRAFLSDSKDVLDEATTMRLLESYGRVDELVYFAGLKEQYEIVVHHYIQQGEARKALEVLQRRNVPVDLVYKFAPDLIMLDAYETVESWMMARNKLNPGKLIPAMMRYVSEPHAKNETHEVIKYLEFCVKDLNNEDPGVHNLLLSLYAKKEDESQLLQFLDTKFGKGQTNGPEFFYDPKYALRLCLQEKRMRACVRIYSMMSMHEEAVALALKVDLELAKAEADKVEDDEELRKKLWLKVAKHVIEQEKGVKRENIKKAIEFLSETNNLLKIEDILPFFPDFVLIDDFKEEICKSLKDYNSQIELLKQEMDDATRGADNIRSDIGALAQRYTVIDREQDCGVCRRKILTVGGLHQVGRSYTSVGHMAPFYVFPCGHAFHANCLIGHVTRCSSQAQAERILDLQKRLSLMDRKAAKDNGANVNGESIMSTTPVDKLRSQLDDAVASECPFCGDLMIKEISQPFIPPEESDEKASWEIKPQPTPQKILPMTMSI, translated from the exons atggacgccgccggcggcggccagctcTTCTCCGTTGACCCCCTGGAGCGCCAGGCCGCGCGGGGCCACGGCGTCGtcacctccatggccgccggcagCGACGTCATCGTCCTCGGCACCTCCCGCGGCTGGCTCGTCCGCCACGACTACACCTTCGAGGACGCCCACG ATCTCGACCTCGGGAGCGGCCGCTCCGGCGACCACTCGGTGCATCGGGTGTTCCTCGACCCCGGCGGCAAGCACTGCGTCGCCACGGTGGTCCACCCCGGCGGCGCTGAGACGTACTACCACCACGCGAGGTGGCCGCGCCCCAAGCCGCTCCcccgcctccgcggcctcctcgtCAATGCCGTCGCCTGGAACCGCCAATCCATCACGGAAG CATCGACCAAGGAGGTGATCCTGGGCACGGAGAGCGGGCAGATCTTCGAGATGGCTGTGGATGAGGCTGACAAGAGGGAGAAGTACGTGAAGCCACTCTTTGAGCTCACTGAGCAAAGAGAGGGCATCAAGGATCTGCAG ATGGAAACCGCCGTGGTTGGAAATTCCACAAGGTACTATGTGATGGCTGTCACTCCAACGCGGCTTTACTCGTTCACTGGCATTGGTTCACTAGAA ACTGTTTTTGCTAGTTATTCCAATCGTGCCATACACTTTATGGAGCTCCCAGGAGAAATACCTAACAG TGAACTACATTTCTTTATCAAGCAAAGAAGGGCTAAACACTTTGGATGGCTTTCTGGATCTGGAATTTATCATGGTGAACTGAATTTTGGAGCGCAACACAG CTCTACTAGTGGAGATGAGAACTTTGTGGAAAATAAGGGTTTTTTTGACTACTCAAAATTGGGAGATTCTGGAACTAAACCAAGGTCATTTGCATTGTCTGAATTCCATTTTCTGCTTCTGATTGGGGACAAGATTAAG GTAGTGAACAGAATAAGCCAGCAGATGGTGGAGGAACTTGTAGTTGATAATACACCTGAAACTTCAAGAGGAATCGTTGGCCTCTGTAGTGATGCATCTACAGGACTTTTCTATGCATATGATGAAAGTTCTATATTCCAG ATTTCCACTTCTGACGAGGGTCGTGACATGTGGCAAGTTTACTTGGATATGAATCATTATGCTGCTGCTTTATCCCATTGTCGCAACCCTTTCCAGCGGGACCAAGTCTATCTAGTGCAG GCTGATGCTGCATTTGCTGCAAAAGAGTATTACATAGCAGCTTCCTTCTATGCAAAG ATGAATTACATCCTGTCGTTTGAGGAGATCAGCCTGAAATTTATATCAATAGGTGAGCAG GATGCTCTCAGAACTTTCTTATTGAGAAGGCTTGACAACCTCACCAAAGATGACAGGATGCAGATTACAATGATCTCAACTTGGGTTACTGAGCTGTACTTAGACAAG ATTAATCGCCTCCTGTTGGAAGATAGCACTGGCACCACTACAAATTCAGTAGCAGAGTCAAATAGCTCGGAATATCGTTCAATAGTAAATGAGTTCCGTGCTTTTCTTAGTGACAGCAAAGATGTATTAGATGAAGCAACAACAATGAGACTATTGGAAAG TTATGGAAGAGTGGATGAGCTAGTGTACTTTGCTGGTTTGAAGGAGCAATATGAAATCGTGGTTCATCATTACATTCAG CAAGGAGAAGCAAGAAAAGCATTGGAAGTGCTTCAACGGCGCAATGTTCCTGTAGATCTTGTG TATAAATTTGCCCCAGATTTAATCATGTTAGATGCTTATGAGACTGTTGAATCATGGATGATGGCGAGAAACAAGTTGAATCCAGGGAAACTCATACCAGCAATGATGCGTTATGTGAGCGAACCACATGCGAA GAACGAAACACACGAGGTTATTAAATACTTGGAATTTTGTGTGAAAGATTTGAACAACGAGGACCCTGGGGTGCATAATCTGTTGCTATCACTGTATGCCAAGAAG GAGGATGAATCCCAGCTTTTGCAATTTCTTGACACCAAATTTGGTAAAGGACAAACAAATGGCCCTGAATTCTTTTACGATCCCAAGTATGCTCTCCGCCTATGTCTTCAAGAGAAGAGAATGCGTGCTTGTGTTCGTATTTACAGCATGATGTCCATGCATGAGGAAGCTGTGGCACTTGCTTTAAAG GTGGACTTAGAACTTGCAAAGGCAGAAGCTGACAAagtagaagatgatgaagagctTAGGAAGAAGCTGTGGCTTAAGGTTGCTAAGCATGTCATCGAGCAAGAGAAAGGTGTCAAGAGAGAAAACATAAAGAAAGCAATAGAATTCCTTTCAGAGACCAATAACTTGTTAAAGATCGAGGATATCTTACCATTTTTCCCAGACTTCGTATTGATTGACGACTTCAAA GAGGAAATATGCAAATCTCTCAAGGACTACAACAGCCAGATTGAGCTGCTGAAACAGGAGATGGATGATGCCACACGTGGGGCAGACAATATCAGAAGTGATATTGGTGCCCTTGCTCAGAGATATACTGTAATTGATCGTGAGCAGGACTGTGGG GTTTGCCGGCGCAAAATATTGACTGTTGGAGGGTTACATCAGGTAGGAAGAAGCTACACATCTGTTGGGCACATGGCCCCATTTTATGTGTTTCCCTGTGGACATGCTTTCCATGCGAATTGCTTGATTGGACATGTCACTCGTTGCAGTAGCCAGGCGCAA GCTGAGAGAATATTAGACCTTCAGAAACGGCTTAGCTTGATGGATAGAAAAGCAGCAAAAGACAATGGGGCAAATGTAAATGGTGAATCTATTATGAGCACCACCCCAGTTGATAAG CTGAGGTCGCAGTTGGATGATGCTGTAGCAAGCGAGTGCCCCTTCTGTGGTGACCTGATGATCAAGGAGATTTCACAGCCATTCATTCCCCCTGAAGAGTCGGATGAAAAGGCATCATGGGAAATTAAACCACAACCAACACCTCAGAAGATTCTCCCCATGACCATGTCTATATGA